One window of the Rhodococcus sovatensis genome contains the following:
- a CDS encoding arsenate reductase ArsC produces MSDTPSVLFVCVHNAGRSQMAAGFLSHLAGDTIEVRSAGSAPADSINSAAVEAMAELGIDISAQSPKILTPVAVETSDVVITMGCGDACPVFPGVSYRDWALPDPAGKGVEAVRPIRDEIKTRIEDLIAELSQSVTAR; encoded by the coding sequence ATGTCCGACACACCCAGCGTCCTGTTCGTCTGCGTCCACAACGCCGGACGCTCCCAGATGGCCGCCGGATTCTTGAGCCACCTCGCCGGCGACACCATCGAGGTCCGTTCTGCCGGTAGCGCACCGGCCGATTCCATCAACTCCGCCGCCGTGGAGGCCATGGCCGAACTAGGTATCGACATCTCGGCACAATCTCCGAAGATCCTGACCCCGGTAGCCGTCGAAACCTCCGACGTCGTCATCACCATGGGGTGCGGGGACGCATGCCCGGTCTTCCCAGGCGTGAGTTACCGCGACTGGGCTCTACCCGATCCCGCAGGCAAGGGAGTCGAGGCGGTCCGACCGATCCGCGACGAGATCAAGACTCGCATCGAAGACCTGATTGCCGAACTGTCGCAGTCTGTTACGGCTCGATGA
- a CDS encoding arsenate reductase ArsC — protein MSEHRAQPELLMPQAVLSRTAERLAAEYEGIFSMQTVERYVFESYTSLRRTSKIHTHLTTLAGKFAADRLTALAQSQGDAPKLVPEVLFICVHNAGRSQMAAGLLNHRAQGRVHVRSAGSSPTHEINPIVVEAMAEMGIDLGGEFPKPLTDDVVAAADVVVSMGCGDACAVYPGKRYLDWQLTDPDGKSLDEVRVIRDDLDARVSELLTDLTSSVPA, from the coding sequence ATGTCCGAACACCGCGCGCAACCCGAACTACTCATGCCACAGGCCGTACTCTCGCGCACCGCAGAGAGACTGGCCGCCGAATACGAAGGCATCTTTTCGATGCAAACCGTGGAACGGTATGTATTCGAGTCCTACACATCACTGCGGCGGACCTCGAAGATTCATACACACCTGACGACGCTGGCAGGCAAGTTCGCCGCCGATCGACTCACAGCACTTGCTCAATCACAAGGTGACGCACCGAAGCTCGTACCCGAGGTGCTCTTCATCTGCGTCCACAACGCCGGGCGGTCTCAGATGGCTGCAGGCTTGCTCAACCACCGTGCACAAGGTCGGGTACACGTGCGATCGGCAGGATCTTCGCCGACGCACGAGATCAATCCGATCGTGGTCGAAGCCATGGCGGAAATGGGCATCGACCTGGGAGGCGAATTCCCCAAGCCGTTGACCGACGACGTTGTCGCCGCGGCCGACGTCGTGGTGTCGATGGGATGCGGCGACGCCTGCGCCGTCTACCCCGGTAAGCGCTACCTGGACTGGCAACTGACCGACCCCGACGGCAAGTCGCTCGACGAAGTTCGGGTCATCCGCGACGACCTCGACGCCCGCGTGAGCGAGCTTCTCACCGACTTGACCTCATCCGTTCCTGCTTGA
- the arsB gene encoding ACR3 family arsenite efflux transporter, which produces MSTAASTSDHPAVVGKLSTLDRFLPVWIGVAMVVGILLGKLIPGMNDALSAISIDGVSLPIAIGLLIMMYPVLAKVRYDRLDTVTGDKRLLIGSLLLNWILGPALMFALAWLFLPDLPEYRTGLIIVGLARCIAMVIIWNDLACGDREAAAVLVAINSVFQVFMFAVLGWFYLSILPGWLGLEQTTIEASPWQIAKSVLIFLGIPLIAGFASRYFGERAKGREWYESKFIPKIGPWALYGLLFTIVILFALQGDQITSQPLDVVRIALPLLVYFAVMWGGGYALGAAMGLGYERTTTLAFTAAGNNFELAIAIAIATYGATSGQALAGVVGPLIEVPVLVGLVYVSLALRKRFTPSKSVTTATKES; this is translated from the coding sequence ATGAGCACCGCAGCCAGTACCTCCGACCACCCGGCAGTCGTCGGAAAGCTCTCCACCCTCGACAGGTTCCTCCCGGTCTGGATCGGTGTAGCCATGGTCGTCGGCATCCTGCTGGGGAAACTGATCCCAGGAATGAACGACGCCCTGTCGGCCATCTCGATCGACGGCGTCTCACTGCCGATCGCCATCGGACTGCTGATCATGATGTACCCGGTGCTGGCGAAGGTCCGATACGACCGTCTCGACACCGTCACCGGCGACAAGCGTCTGCTCATAGGTTCTTTGCTTCTGAACTGGATCCTGGGCCCGGCGTTGATGTTCGCACTCGCGTGGCTCTTCCTACCCGATCTGCCCGAATACCGCACCGGACTGATCATCGTCGGTCTGGCCCGCTGCATCGCTATGGTCATCATCTGGAACGACCTCGCGTGTGGTGACCGAGAAGCGGCAGCCGTGCTGGTCGCGATCAACTCGGTGTTCCAGGTGTTCATGTTCGCCGTTCTCGGCTGGTTCTACCTGTCGATCCTGCCCGGCTGGCTCGGCCTCGAACAGACCACCATCGAAGCCTCGCCCTGGCAGATCGCGAAGTCGGTCCTGATCTTCCTCGGCATCCCTCTCATCGCCGGGTTCGCGTCGCGCTACTTCGGTGAGCGCGCCAAGGGGCGTGAGTGGTACGAGTCGAAGTTCATCCCGAAGATCGGTCCGTGGGCGCTGTACGGTCTGCTGTTCACCATCGTCATTCTCTTTGCGCTGCAAGGTGATCAGATCACCTCGCAGCCGCTGGACGTCGTCCGCATCGCACTCCCGCTTCTGGTGTACTTCGCGGTGATGTGGGGCGGCGGATACGCCCTCGGTGCCGCCATGGGCCTGGGCTACGAACGCACCACGACTCTCGCATTCACCGCTGCGGGCAACAACTTCGAACTCGCCATCGCCATCGCGATCGCCACCTACGGCGCAACATCCGGCCAAGCACTCGCGGGTGTCGTCGGACCACTGATCGAAGTACCAGTGCTCGTGGGCTTGGTCTACGTCTCACTGGCTCTCCGCAAACGCTTCACGCCCAGCAAATCCGTGACGACAGCGACAAAGGAGTCCTGA
- a CDS encoding metalloregulator ArsR/SmtB family transcription factor: MSKQSLPVEDAASGACCSPLIREPLTTDWAGDLARMFKALGDPVRLRLLSIVASHAGGEACVCDISDSFDLSQPTISHHLKVLREAGLLDCERRGTWVYYWVIPTALQQLSSVLAAADPTADDAALVTA, from the coding sequence ATGTCGAAACAGAGCCTCCCCGTCGAGGACGCCGCAAGTGGTGCATGTTGCTCGCCCTTGATCCGCGAACCCTTGACCACCGATTGGGCAGGCGATCTCGCTCGGATGTTCAAGGCATTGGGAGATCCGGTCCGGCTCCGACTGCTCAGCATCGTGGCGAGCCACGCAGGCGGCGAAGCGTGCGTGTGCGACATCTCCGATTCGTTCGACCTGTCCCAGCCCACGATCTCCCATCACCTCAAGGTTCTCCGCGAAGCCGGGCTTCTGGATTGCGAACGGCGCGGCACCTGGGTGTACTACTGGGTCATTCCCACAGCACTGCAACAGTTGTCGTCGGTGCTGGCTGCCGCCGACCCAACCGCTGACGATGCTGCGCTGGTGACTGCATGA
- a CDS encoding MFS transporter — protein sequence MVSKSRWGVLAVAALAQLTVVLDVSVVNIALPEIDTALTLSTKDIQWVAGGYSLAFAAALLAGARVADTHGARRVFIIGTTAFVAASVAGGLAPTGSVLIAARIAQGLAAAVVSPATFTLLTTTYPEGPTRTRALAVWTAVSVAGGGVGNIVGGALTEYISWRSVLLINLPIGIAVLLMTFRYVPRPVLSNRPSVDLAGAALGAAALGGCTLAVTELGDDGSTSVASAAALLGIVGTVGFVVRLRRSPNPLVPARLLANRILVTGNALTLLTGAVFQVPIWFFLTYRMQQSLHLSPVRTAFGFLPLTTAVVITSIALTPRLLDKHPPHRIAAAGAALASIGLMCASLASTHSDAYFLAIGIPSILIGVGGGLLNTPLATAVSSGVAPDDAGAASGLMNTSKQFGGALGLAALTLATGLADFRLACAVMAVLLAVTAAFSFALLRSTVAAR from the coding sequence ATGGTATCGAAGAGTCGTTGGGGAGTACTTGCAGTCGCGGCACTTGCGCAACTGACAGTGGTGCTCGATGTGTCGGTGGTCAACATCGCACTTCCCGAGATCGACACCGCACTCACTCTCAGCACCAAGGACATTCAGTGGGTTGCCGGCGGATACAGCCTCGCGTTCGCTGCCGCGCTCCTCGCCGGCGCCCGAGTCGCGGACACGCACGGCGCACGACGCGTGTTCATCATCGGCACAACGGCATTCGTCGCGGCGAGCGTCGCCGGCGGACTTGCACCGACCGGTTCAGTGCTCATCGCCGCCCGCATCGCGCAGGGCTTGGCCGCGGCGGTCGTCTCTCCTGCGACCTTCACGCTGCTGACAACCACATACCCCGAAGGGCCCACTCGAACACGGGCACTTGCGGTGTGGACGGCCGTCAGCGTCGCCGGCGGCGGAGTCGGAAATATCGTCGGTGGCGCGTTGACCGAATACATCTCATGGCGTTCGGTGCTGCTGATCAATCTGCCGATCGGCATTGCGGTACTGCTCATGACGTTTCGCTACGTTCCGCGACCGGTCCTCTCGAACCGACCGTCGGTCGACTTGGCGGGTGCCGCGCTGGGCGCTGCCGCACTGGGTGGATGCACCCTCGCCGTCACCGAACTCGGCGACGACGGCTCGACCTCGGTCGCCTCGGCGGCCGCGCTACTCGGGATTGTCGGCACGGTCGGCTTCGTCGTCCGACTACGTCGATCACCCAATCCACTCGTCCCGGCACGACTGCTCGCCAACCGAATCCTTGTCACCGGGAACGCGTTGACCCTGTTGACCGGCGCCGTTTTTCAAGTACCCATTTGGTTCTTCCTGACCTATCGCATGCAGCAGTCGCTACATCTGAGTCCAGTTCGGACGGCCTTCGGATTCCTCCCACTCACCACAGCAGTAGTCATCACCAGCATCGCCCTGACACCTCGCCTACTCGACAAACACCCGCCGCACCGCATAGCGGCTGCGGGCGCGGCACTGGCATCGATCGGACTGATGTGTGCGAGCCTCGCGTCAACGCACTCGGACGCTTACTTCCTCGCCATCGGCATCCCGTCGATCCTGATCGGCGTCGGCGGAGGACTGCTCAACACACCGCTGGCCACAGCCGTCAGCAGCGGCGTCGCCCCCGACGACGCAGGCGCAGCATCCGGGCTGATGAACACCAGCAAACAATTCGGCGGTGCGCTGGGACTGGCGGCGCTCACGCTCGCGACAGGACTGGCCGACTTCCGACTTGCGTGTGCAGTCATGGCCGTCTTGCTGGCAGTCACGGCAGCATTCTCGTTCGCCCTCCTGCGTTCGACGGTGGCCGCGCGCTAG
- a CDS encoding TetR/AcrR family transcriptional regulator, whose protein sequence is MGDDDRRDQILTAAERVATFEGLDKLTMRSAAAEAGVSLRLVQYYFGSKSSLLESVLTRFSDRSFAGWRARVGDEMSAREKVRAFVDAALPLDEERRAFHRLGVAFASLALSDPQLAAGIYRANLDATEEVLVDLIRSAALECGAADMEWRVEARTLMSLIHGVGTMIMVEQIDGPEAGRIVDRFLTGRVYLRRV, encoded by the coding sequence ATGGGAGACGATGATCGGCGAGATCAAATACTCACTGCAGCGGAGCGAGTAGCCACCTTCGAGGGGCTCGACAAGCTGACGATGCGCAGTGCCGCAGCCGAGGCCGGAGTGTCGCTGAGATTGGTTCAGTACTACTTCGGGTCGAAGTCGAGCCTGTTGGAGTCGGTGCTGACGCGGTTCTCCGACCGAAGTTTCGCCGGCTGGCGCGCCCGGGTCGGCGACGAGATGTCTGCGCGGGAGAAGGTGCGCGCGTTCGTGGATGCTGCGCTTCCACTCGACGAGGAACGCCGCGCGTTTCACAGGCTGGGGGTGGCGTTCGCGTCGTTGGCTCTGAGTGATCCTCAGCTGGCGGCGGGCATCTATCGCGCCAATCTCGATGCGACGGAAGAGGTCCTCGTCGATCTGATTCGCTCGGCGGCACTCGAATGCGGTGCAGCCGACATGGAGTGGAGGGTGGAAGCGCGGACTCTGATGTCGTTGATCCACGGTGTGGGCACGATGATCATGGTCGAGCAGATCGACGGTCCAGAGGCCGGGCGCATCGTCGACCGATTCCTAACCGGCAGGGTCTACCTCCGGCGGGTGTAG
- a CDS encoding transglutaminase family protein translates to MLKRDVSARLDVDITDATTLEFQIAIAPHPGTTVTESLTFELDGQPITPTEVSGAHGNRIHVFPAGVGNLQVAYDATVLGNTTPAPVTDYDMSLYLRPSRYAEADKFYGFAATEFGAYADSEELLERISSWVGARLNYVPGSSDPIDGATDTLLAGAGVCRDYSHLVVAMLRAVNVPARLVAVYAPGCDPMDFHAVAEAFVGGVWRVVDATCLAPRSTLVRIATGRDAADTAFLDNHKGAITLNSSVVTAVVDGDLPNDDITELVSLT, encoded by the coding sequence GTGCTCAAACGCGACGTATCAGCGCGACTCGATGTCGATATCACCGACGCCACCACCCTCGAATTCCAGATCGCCATCGCGCCCCACCCCGGCACGACGGTGACCGAGTCACTCACCTTCGAACTCGACGGACAACCGATCACGCCCACAGAAGTCAGTGGTGCGCACGGCAATCGCATCCACGTCTTCCCAGCCGGCGTGGGCAATCTTCAGGTCGCGTACGACGCCACCGTCCTCGGTAACACGACGCCCGCGCCCGTCACGGATTACGACATGTCGCTGTACCTGCGCCCCAGCCGCTACGCCGAGGCCGACAAGTTCTACGGTTTCGCGGCGACCGAGTTCGGCGCCTACGCCGACTCCGAGGAGTTGCTCGAGCGAATCTCGTCATGGGTCGGTGCGCGGCTGAATTACGTTCCGGGCAGCAGTGATCCGATCGACGGCGCGACCGACACCCTCCTCGCCGGAGCGGGCGTTTGCCGCGACTACTCGCACTTGGTCGTCGCGATGCTGCGGGCGGTCAACGTGCCGGCGCGACTGGTCGCGGTCTACGCACCGGGCTGCGACCCGATGGACTTCCACGCCGTCGCCGAGGCATTCGTCGGCGGCGTATGGCGAGTCGTCGACGCCACCTGCTTGGCTCCGCGCTCGACGCTTGTCCGCATCGCAACTGGGCGGGACGCGGCGGACACCGCGTTCCTCGACAACCACAAGGGTGCAATCACCTTGAACAGCTCGGTCGTCACCGCAGTGGTCGACGGCGATCTCCCGAACGACGACATCACCGAACTCGTCTCCCTGACCTGA